The nucleotide sequence GGGCAAAAGAACTTACAGGCTCCGGAGTTTCTCTGCCCGCCAGCGACTCTTTGCGGTACTTTATGAAAAATCAAATATCGAAAGCAGATTTTTCAAAGGAGACGTTAAAGAAATTTGCGAAACTCGATGACTACGACATCATTTCGGCTATGAAAGCATGGGAAAATGTCGATGATTTTGTACTTCAGCATATGTCAAAAATGCTACTCAACAGGGACCTACTCAAGATAAAAATGAAGAATGAACCTTTTCCGAAGAGAAAAATAAAGGAGAAGATGGAGCAACTAAAGTCGAAATACGGCATCAGTACTAAGGAGGCATCTTACTTTGTTTTTGAAGGAGAAATTAGCAATCAGGCATACAGTATGGAAAAGGAAACCATTAATCTGCTTACGAAATCGGGAAAGATCGTAGATGTTGCCAGTGCAAACGATCAATTAAACCTCGAAGCTCTATCTAAAACAGTTGTGAAATATTATCTGTGCTTCCCTAAATCTATTTACTAATCCTTTTTTTCTATTTTTGCATGACTGAAATCTACAGATGAAATTTACAGCAAACCAGATAGCAGGAATTTTAAACGGTGAGGTGGATGGTGATGCAGACGTTGAAGTTTCGAAATTAGCAAAAATTGAAGAGGGTTCTCAAGGCAGCCTAACATTCCTGGCAAACCCCAAGTATACTCATTTTATATACACTACTGAAGCCTCTATTACTATTGTAGATAAGGATTTTATTGCCGAAAATAATATTTCTACCACACTAATTCGGGTTGAAAATGCTTATAAAGCCTTTTCGCAATTGCTGGAATATTACAATCAGGTGAAAATGAACAAAACAGGAATAGAACAACCTGTTTTTGTTTCTGATACGGCTTCCTATGGCGATAACCTATATATGGGTGCCTTTTCATATTTGGGCGACAATGTTAAAATAGGCGACAATGTAAAGATCTATCCCAATGTATATATAGGAGATAATGTGACTATTGGAGATAATGTTATTGTTTTTGCGGGTGCTAAGATATATTCTGAGTCTTCAATTGGAAACAATTGCGTTATTCACAGCGGTGTAATAGTAGGAGCAGACGGATTCGGATTTACGCCAAATGAAAAAGGAGAATATACCAAGGTGCCTCAAACAGGCAATGTGATCATAGAAGACTTTGTAGACGTGGGTGCCGGAACAACGATCGATAGAGCCACATTAGGCTCAACGGTAATAAAAAGAGGAGTGAAGCTTGACAATCAGATCCAGATCGCTCACAACGTCGAGATTGGCGAAAACACCGTGATCGCCGCTCAAACAGGAATTGCCGGTTCTACCAAAATAGGGAAGAACTGTATGATAGGAGGTCAGGTTGGTATTGTAGGTCATATAGTGATAGGCGATAATGTACGGATTCAGGCACAAAGTGGAATAGGTAGGAATGTGAAGGATAACGAGACGTTGCAGGGATCTCCGGCATTAAATTATGGTGATTATAACAAGAGCTATGTTCACTTCAAGAATTTACCCAGAATAATAGAACGATTTAATACTTTTGAAAAAAACCAAAAGAATGAGTAATTGTATGGAAAAACAGCGAACTATAGGTAAGGAAGTTTCCTTGACCGGGGTTGGATTGCATACAGGAAAACAGGTTACTATAACCTTTAAACCTGCTCCAGAAAACAGCGGATATGCCTTTGTGCGGGTAGATCTTGAAGGGAGTCCGGTTATTGAAGCCGACGCGAATTACGTAATAAATACACAGCGTGGCACAAACCTGGAAAAACTTGGAGTTAAAATTCAGACTTCAGAGCATGTATTGGCCGCCCTGGTTGGAATGGAAGTAGACAATTGCATCATTGAATTAAATGCTTCAGAACCGCCCATTATGGACGGCTCTTCTAAATTTTTTGTTGAAGCGATCGCCAAAGCAGGAATCGTAGAGCAAGAAGCAGACCGTGAAGAATATATTGTTAAGGAAGTGATTTCCTATGTCGATGAGGAATCGGGGAGTGAGATCACGGTATTGCCTGCAGACGAATACCAGGTGACTACTATGGTTGATTTTGGCACTAAAGTGTTAGGAACTCAAAATGCTTCCTTAAAGCATATATCCGATTTTAAAGATGAAATTGCCGATGCCAGAACTTTCAGCTTTCTACATGAAATTGAAATGTTACTCGAACACGGCTTAATCAAAGGTGGAGATCTTAATAATGCCATTGTTTATGTAGACAAAGAATTGTCTCCAAAAACCATGGAAAAGCTTAGAGTGGCCTTCGGAAAAGATCAGATTTCAGTAAAACCGAATGGAATACTCGACAATCTGACACTTCATTATCCAAATGAGGCAGCCCGTCACAAATTACTGGATGTTGTTGGAGACCTGGCCCTGGTTGGGACAAGAATACGTGGTAAAGTGATCGCTAATAAGCCCGGCCACCATGTAAACACACAGTTTGCTAAAAAACTCTCCAAGATTATAAAACTGGAAAGCCGGAATAAGATCCCTACATTCGATATTACTCAAACCCCTGTAAAGGATGTTAATCAGATTATGGAAATGTTGCCGCACAGGCCTCCGTTCTTACTGGTTGATAAGATCCTTGAGCTGTCAGATACCCATGTAGTTGGCTTAAAAAACGTAACAATGAACGAGCCCTTCTTTGTGGGTCATTTCCCGGGTGCTCCCGTAATGCCCGGTGTTCTTATAGTTGAAGCCATGGCGCAAACCGGAGGGATACTGGCTTTAAGCACGGTTCCCGATCCCGAGAATTATCTAACCTTTTTTATGAAGATCAACAACGTAAAATTCAAGCAACAGGTAAATCCGGGAGATACCCTTATTTTTAATCTGGAATTGATTACTCCTATACGCCGCGGAATAGTGCATATGAAAGGTAATGCTTATGCAAATAATAAGTTGGTGACAGAAGCCGAGTTAATGGCACAAATTGTTAAAACAAAAAATAATTAAATGAATCAACCTTTAGCATATGTCCATCCGGGCGCGAAAATCGCTAAAAATGTGGTGATCGAACCATTTACAACCATCCACAACAATGTCGTAATTGGTGAGGGCACCTGGATTGGTTCTAATGTTACGATCATGGAGGGAGCCCGAATAGGAAAGAACTGTAACATTTTTCCCGGAGCTGTGATCTCTGCGATTCCTCAGGATCTTAAATTCAAGGATGAAGACACCACGGCCGAAATCGGAGATGGTACCACAATAAGAGAGTATGTAACGATTAACCGTGGAACGGTAGATCGCGGCAAAACTGTGATTGGTAAGAATTGCTGGATCATGGCGTATTGTCATATAGCTCATGATTGTATCGTGGGCGATAACTGTATCTTTTCCAATAACAGTACACTAGCCGGGCATATTACTGTAGGGGATTATGTGGTTTTGGCGGGAATGACAGCAGTACATCAGTTTTGTATGATTGGAAATCACGCTTTTGTGACAGGAGGGTCTTTAGTGAGAAAGGATGTGCCGCCTTTTGTTAAGGCCGCTCGCGAACCCTTATCCTACGTAGGCATAAATTCTATTGGCTTGCGCCGAAGAGGTTTTAGCCCGGATAAGATCAGGGAAATTCAGAATATTTACCGTATACTGTACCAAAGAAACTACAACAATACTCAGGCTTCAGAAATTATTGAAGCCGAAATGGAAGCAACTCCGGAGCGCGATGAGATCCTTCAGTTTATAAAAAATTCCAAACGAGGAATAATGAAAGGATATTTCAGCTCTAATTAATTTCAGAAAAAATAAAAATACAAGTAAAAAACTATGGCTAATACGTCAGATATACGAAAAGGATTGTGCATACGCTACAACCACGACATTTATAAGATCATCGAATTCCTTCATGTAAAGCCGGGAAAGGGCCCTGCCTTTGTAAGAACAAAACTCAAAAGTGTTACCACGGGTAAAGTGATCGACAATACTTTTTCTGCCGGACATAAGATCGATGATGTTCGCGTTGAAACCCATAAATTTCAGTTTTTATACAACGAAGGCGACTTCTATCATTTCATGAACACCGAAGATTATACACAGATACGACTGGCTAAGGATGCATTGGATACTCCCGAGTTAATGAAAGAAGGTGAGATCGTAACTGTGATCATCAATTCGGAAGATAATGCACCTTTATCGGTTGAAATGCCCCCACATGTAATTCTGGAAGTGACGGCAACCGAACCGGGTGTAAAAGGGAATACAGCAACAAACGCTACGAAACCTGCAACCGTAGAAACCGGAGCTTCTGTGAACGTACCCTTATTTATTAATGAAGGTGACAAGATCAGGATCGATACTGAAAAGGGTCAGTATCAGGAACGAATTAAAGAATAATTTTAGTCATGAAATTTCCAATCCCATTAACTTTACAGGACATTGCCACTATCATAGACTGCGATTTTGTTGGTAATGCAGACTTCCCTGTATTGGGGATGAATGAAATTCATGTGGTTCAGCCGGGGGATATCGTCTTTGTCGATCACCCCAAATATTATGACAAGGCATTACAATCTCAGGCAACGGTGATCCTAATTAATAAAGTTGTGGACTGCCCGCCAGGAAAAGCACTGTTAATTTCTGAAGATCCTTTTAAGGACTTTAATACCTTAACACGACATTTCAGGCCTTTTACGCCTTCGGAGACGGCAATATCGCATACTGCTGTAATTGGTGAGGGCACCGTGATACAACCCAACGCATTTGTTGGAAATAATGTTAGGATTGGAGAGAATTGTGTTATTCATGCTAATGTATGCATTTACGACAATGCGGTAATCGGTAACAATGTGACTATCCATTCCGGAACGGTTTTAGGAGCCGATGCGTTTTATTATAAGAATCGTCCTGAAAAATTTGACAAATTATTGAGTGGAGGAAACGTGGTTATTCAGGATAATGTTGATATTGGAGCGCTGTGTACCATAGACAACGGTGTAAGTGCGTCTACAGTTATCGGCGAGGGTACAAAGTTGGATAATCAGGTGCATGTAGGGCATGATACTGTTATTGGAAGCCGATGTCTTATAGCTTCGCAAGTTGGTATTGCCGGTTGTGTCCTTATTGAGGACTTTGTTACGATCTGGGGGCAGGTGGGAATTACAAGTGGAATTACTATAGGCGAAAAGGCCGTTATATCTGCTCAAAGTGGTGTAAGTAAATCACTGCCCGGTCACAAGTCTTATTTTGGGACTCCGGCAGATGAATTCAGAAAAAAATACAAGGAGTTGGCTTCTATTCGTTTAATTCCCGATATAATTGAAAAACTTGATAAATTACAATGAGTACTTCAGCAAAACAGGTAGTTAGAGAATTTTACAGATCGAATATTTTAAAGGATGAATCGGTCTTAAATAAATACATTCATCCCGAACTGGTACTTATATGGAATAGTTCTAACGGACTAACCATTATGAATTACGACGACATCGTCGCATTTTTTAATGAGATACGTCGTACGTACGCCGATTTGCGAATTGAAGTAAGTCATCTTTTGGAAGACAGTGGTCACGTAACAATACGATATAAATATTATATCAGGACGATCGAAAACCCCGATGAAGAGTTAGGAATTGCTCATTTTATCGCCATATGGGAAATTAAAGACGGAAAATTATATCGCGGGCATCAAGTAAGTCAGCCGGTCACAGACCGAGATGATACCTCTGAATCCTATCATAGGGTAAAAGTTTAGATTCCTTTTAAAATCGATAGGATTTAAAGTATATTTGCCGCGTCTTAATGGCAATCACCAAAAGTTTTTTTACACATCACAAATTCAGCTTAAATAGATCAAAACATGAGTGTTTTAGTAAATAAGAATTCAAAAATTATTGTCCAGGGATTTACAGGTAGTGAAGGTACGTTTCACGCCGAACAAATGATCGAATACGGAACCAATGTAGTAGGAGGGGTCACCCCGGGAAAAGGAGGACAGAAGCATTTGGATAAACCTGTTTTTAATACTGTGGAAGAAGCTGTAAAAGAAACCGGTGCCGATACTACCATAATTTTCGTTCCTCCTGCATTTGCAGCCGATGCCATTATGGAAGCAGCCGATGCCGGAATTAAAGTGATCATAACCATTACTGAAGGAATACCTGTAGCAGATATGATCAAAGCTGCTAGCTATATCAAAGACAGAGATTGCCGCCTTGTTGGACCTAATTGTCCGGGGGTGATAACACCGGAAGAGGCGAAGGTTGGGATCATGCCGGGATTTGTATTTAAAAAAGGGAAAGTTGGTATCGTTTCCAAGTCGGGAACACTCACCTATGAAGCAGCAGATCAGGTTGTAAAGCAGGGATTGGGAATAACTACAGCCATTGGTATTGGTGGAGATCCAATTATTGGGACTACTACAAAAGAAGCGGTTGAAATGCTTATCAATGATGAGGAGACCGAAGCGGTTGTGATGATCGGTGAAATTGGAGGTCAACTGGAAGCCGATGCAGCAAAATGGTATAAGAACAGTGGCAGCAAAAAACCTGTTGTCGGATTTATAGCCGGAGAAACTGCGCCAGCAGGACGTACTATGGGTCATGCCGGAGCGATTGTTGGAGGAAGTGATGATACGGCTCAGGCTAAAAAGAAGATCATGAGAGAATGTGGAATTCATGTAGTGGATTCACCGGCCGAAATAGGCAAGAAAGTGGCCGAAGTTTTAAATTAAAGATATTTTGAATATACAGGAAGAAGCCTTGCTAAATAGCAGGGCTTTTTTTATGGCAAAGCCGAAGTGATTTCCTATATTTGAAACACAGGGATTCACGGGCTTTTCAGCTTTTTTTATCTCTTAGAA is from Constantimarinum furrinae and encodes:
- the lpxD gene encoding UDP-3-O-(3-hydroxymyristoyl)glucosamine N-acyltransferase encodes the protein MKFTANQIAGILNGEVDGDADVEVSKLAKIEEGSQGSLTFLANPKYTHFIYTTEASITIVDKDFIAENNISTTLIRVENAYKAFSQLLEYYNQVKMNKTGIEQPVFVSDTASYGDNLYMGAFSYLGDNVKIGDNVKIYPNVYIGDNVTIGDNVIVFAGAKIYSESSIGNNCVIHSGVIVGADGFGFTPNEKGEYTKVPQTGNVIIEDFVDVGAGTTIDRATLGSTVIKRGVKLDNQIQIAHNVEIGENTVIAAQTGIAGSTKIGKNCMIGGQVGIVGHIVIGDNVRIQAQSGIGRNVKDNETLQGSPALNYGDYNKSYVHFKNLPRIIERFNTFEKNQKNE
- a CDS encoding bifunctional UDP-3-O-[3-hydroxymyristoyl] N-acetylglucosamine deacetylase/3-hydroxyacyl-ACP dehydratase; this encodes MSNCMEKQRTIGKEVSLTGVGLHTGKQVTITFKPAPENSGYAFVRVDLEGSPVIEADANYVINTQRGTNLEKLGVKIQTSEHVLAALVGMEVDNCIIELNASEPPIMDGSSKFFVEAIAKAGIVEQEADREEYIVKEVISYVDEESGSEITVLPADEYQVTTMVDFGTKVLGTQNASLKHISDFKDEIADARTFSFLHEIEMLLEHGLIKGGDLNNAIVYVDKELSPKTMEKLRVAFGKDQISVKPNGILDNLTLHYPNEAARHKLLDVVGDLALVGTRIRGKVIANKPGHHVNTQFAKKLSKIIKLESRNKIPTFDITQTPVKDVNQIMEMLPHRPPFLLVDKILELSDTHVVGLKNVTMNEPFFVGHFPGAPVMPGVLIVEAMAQTGGILALSTVPDPENYLTFFMKINNVKFKQQVNPGDTLIFNLELITPIRRGIVHMKGNAYANNKLVTEAELMAQIVKTKNN
- the lpxA gene encoding acyl-ACP--UDP-N-acetylglucosamine O-acyltransferase, with protein sequence MNQPLAYVHPGAKIAKNVVIEPFTTIHNNVVIGEGTWIGSNVTIMEGARIGKNCNIFPGAVISAIPQDLKFKDEDTTAEIGDGTTIREYVTINRGTVDRGKTVIGKNCWIMAYCHIAHDCIVGDNCIFSNNSTLAGHITVGDYVVLAGMTAVHQFCMIGNHAFVTGGSLVRKDVPPFVKAAREPLSYVGINSIGLRRRGFSPDKIREIQNIYRILYQRNYNNTQASEIIEAEMEATPERDEILQFIKNSKRGIMKGYFSSN
- the efp gene encoding elongation factor P, coding for MANTSDIRKGLCIRYNHDIYKIIEFLHVKPGKGPAFVRTKLKSVTTGKVIDNTFSAGHKIDDVRVETHKFQFLYNEGDFYHFMNTEDYTQIRLAKDALDTPELMKEGEIVTVIINSEDNAPLSVEMPPHVILEVTATEPGVKGNTATNATKPATVETGASVNVPLFINEGDKIRIDTEKGQYQERIKE
- a CDS encoding UDP-3-O-(3-hydroxymyristoyl)glucosamine N-acyltransferase, yielding MKFPIPLTLQDIATIIDCDFVGNADFPVLGMNEIHVVQPGDIVFVDHPKYYDKALQSQATVILINKVVDCPPGKALLISEDPFKDFNTLTRHFRPFTPSETAISHTAVIGEGTVIQPNAFVGNNVRIGENCVIHANVCIYDNAVIGNNVTIHSGTVLGADAFYYKNRPEKFDKLLSGGNVVIQDNVDIGALCTIDNGVSASTVIGEGTKLDNQVHVGHDTVIGSRCLIASQVGIAGCVLIEDFVTIWGQVGITSGITIGEKAVISAQSGVSKSLPGHKSYFGTPADEFRKKYKELASIRLIPDIIEKLDKLQ
- a CDS encoding nuclear transport factor 2 family protein, producing MSTSAKQVVREFYRSNILKDESVLNKYIHPELVLIWNSSNGLTIMNYDDIVAFFNEIRRTYADLRIEVSHLLEDSGHVTIRYKYYIRTIENPDEELGIAHFIAIWEIKDGKLYRGHQVSQPVTDRDDTSESYHRVKV
- the sucD gene encoding succinate--CoA ligase subunit alpha; translated protein: MSVLVNKNSKIIVQGFTGSEGTFHAEQMIEYGTNVVGGVTPGKGGQKHLDKPVFNTVEEAVKETGADTTIIFVPPAFAADAIMEAADAGIKVIITITEGIPVADMIKAASYIKDRDCRLVGPNCPGVITPEEAKVGIMPGFVFKKGKVGIVSKSGTLTYEAADQVVKQGLGITTAIGIGGDPIIGTTTKEAVEMLINDEETEAVVMIGEIGGQLEADAAKWYKNSGSKKPVVGFIAGETAPAGRTMGHAGAIVGGSDDTAQAKKKIMRECGIHVVDSPAEIGKKVAEVLN